The Molothrus ater isolate BHLD 08-10-18 breed brown headed cowbird chromosome 6, BPBGC_Mater_1.1, whole genome shotgun sequence genome segment CTATAGAGGTTTAGATTCGAGTGGTTTAGATTCAAGCATTTCAAAGGAAATGCTTGTATTTTATTCACTGACTTCTTCAGAAACAGTTTGAAgagctgaaaacaaaagaatttctCCTCATTTGTTGAGGCTGCTTGTAGCATAATTGTCTATTTCCTTCAAACCTTTTTGTTCTTGggaaagacaaaaccaaagtTATTCAGATTTTTGAAATGCTTATTTATGTTTATTTGAAGTTGGATGTACAATTACTGATGGACACTTGTCTGCCTACCACTTTAGTCTAAATTTATATATAAGAATGTGTCAGTTTGATACCAGATTGGTAATAACAGGTGTGTTATTGCACATGAGTGTGTGTAATAATACTTTACAGAAATGTTACTGAGATTGTTTAATGGGATCTAAAAGCCTCGTGTCCCCCCTAAAAAgacatgtggaatgtgtttgctTCCTTTACCGATGATGCCTCATTTTCCAAGGTTTTAAGATTCTTTTGCTTCCTGAACTACCTCTAGAATAGCAGCATTAGTAATTGAGGTTCTTGGGGAAAGGTAGTAGAAATAGAAACTGCCTAAAATCTGACTGGAATTTCTGTCCTTAAACAGCTCATTGATTAactttttaattccttttattatgtttaactgaaagaaaagaaattcagaCCCTTAAATCCTTCCTTGGTATCAACACAATTGTGTTCACATTAAGACAGTTAAGGCTTGAGTGTGTAAAAGGTGCTTATTATCTCTTTTATTTCCTGCATCTCATAGGTGCACCTTTCACCAAGCTAGCACCTTTTTGAAGCTGAATTACTGGCTGGAAACATTGCatgctgtttgtttgcttgatGCTTGTGCAGGTGGGAGACCCTGCTGTCCTTTGGAATTACTGCCACTCACCTTTCTGTCACCAGCGTGGTTTGTGGTGGCTCCCTGCCTATTGCAGAAATACCTGCTGGCTCCGTGTAAGGGCCAGTGTAGTTTTAGAACTACATTGCAAATTGTGTAGGGcataaatacaaaatacttAAAGAAGCAGTTGCTTGGACAGTGGTCTCCCACAGGGTAGTGGTGACTGGTCTTCCAGCAATCTTACTCCTGTCTGAGGTGGCTGAATTCTAAGGGTAAGCATAATTCTAGCAAATGCCTTGTGTCAGCTGGTGAGTTGAAGAACAGATTTTCTTGGCAGCATGTTGCAGTAAATCTAacaaatttctttaaaatatattaacatTTTTAGTTTGGCTTCTTGCCGTTACTCCATTGCTTTTTCTATGCTTTTCTCTACTTTTTAACTAGAGAGAGTATATAACAGTTTGGTCAGGAGGAAGTGCTTGTACTCCACAAAGTTACCCCACATTTCAGTATTGGAAAAAATGGCCAAAGTGAGTCCTTAGAGGAGGGCATTTTCTCagctcttggattttttttttttcctgtacctTCTGCAGTTCCcctttgctttctccttctcctttctccccaAATGTGAGCACTAGAACTGGATGCAGTAATCGGATTAAAACATGCATATAAAAGTAGGTGAGcttttctgtgcatttccctGGCACTGTATGGGGATTTAACATTGAATTTGCCATGATGCCTAcctgtatttttaaactattctGCAGCAACTGCCTTTTAGAATATGGCATAGTTGATGGTCCCTCTTTCTGAACttggaaaaatgcatttgctcATGTTCAAATGAAATTGAAGTGAAGTTTGCAGAGCGTGGGTAATGGGTGGGTTGTATCTGGGGTTATCATcttgtgtttatttgttttccctgctcaTTTTCAGTGATTGTTAAGGTAAGTAGGTTTTCCATGTCACTGGCCTTCCATTTTCCATAAGTAAAAATTTGGAAGCTGCGTTTTGAGAGTTTTTTTACCTATTTTTCAGATAGAGAGCTGTGAGGATAccattttaagaaataaactTACATGAATTGCCATTGCAGGAATCTTGCACATTTGACCACTTCAAAGCTATCTGAAACCAGCATTATGAATGTTAATTCTCAGAGTAATTCTGCCAATACCTTTTAAATACTCAGTACCTGTTACCCCCCTTCCTGTAGGAAAGGTCCTTTATATTTAATACTTGTGAGAGTTTTATCACTGtggaaaaatctttctttgAATCTCTTGCCTGCACTCATGCAGGGATTAGATTAGAACTGCAGGAGGAGAATCTCCACCTCCTTGTGCTGCATCAGTAGGGCAGAGTGAGTTTAGCACAGTGTTTGTTATTAATCCTCAAACTGACAAGAAGATGGCAAAGAGTTTGTAGCAGCTCTGAGTGCAGATATAAGAAGTTTGGATGTCCTTGTGAAGCTTTGTGTATTTAGTTCAGGGGAGGTGAAGGTGCTAGTTTCTTTTGGTATTGAGATGtagcttttattcttttaaaccTGTTGGAAATTTTTTGCTCTAGTCCTCCAGTGCATTGTCCTTTATGTGGATTAGGAGTTCTCATTGTTTTATCTTCTGtgaatattgttttatttttctacatgAAATGTTCTCTATATCATAAGCTTTTCAAAGACTTTTTAaacccattttttaaaagattgaaAAGTGTTTAGTAAATTATTGTGCCATTTGTTCCTCCAATTTACGTTGCATTATTAGTaactttttttctggaataGGGGATACAGCTGTGGAGCATAAGATGCCTTAAAGTTATGTTACCAACTTGATGAAATCTGATTGGCTTCTTCAGTATGTTTGAAGAAAATACCAGAGGAAGCAATTTTGTTTATGAAATAGTGTATTCTGTGAATTGGGCCATGTGAGTCTTGCCCGTTTTTTCTGATCCAGCAGACAGATCAAAAGCAAGTACAGGGAAAAAGACATTATATGAAACATGTAAAAACTTGTTACAGTGATGGGAGCACAATTGGAAATGTAGCCAACTGAGTTCTGGCATATGTTTTCATTGATTTTCTGCTCTAATTGCCTGCTGTGACTGTGACTGCTATGTATGTGATTAATCTTGTAAAACTTGGTGAACCCACAGTGATAGATCATGGTGGCTGAGAAACATTAGATTTTGTTATGTGTAAATTTAGAATGAACACCCTGTGTGTTAGAAATGATCTGTTGACTCCTTGGCTATTCTAGAGAGGTAATCTGACTTGATCAAAATGTTCAGGGTTTAATGCAGAGTTTGGGTTTCAAAACAAGTaagtcaaatgaaaaatggctattaaaaattaaataattaaataatttttaaaaagaatagaGAGCTAGTTGTTAAATGCTGTTAAATatctgctggttttgtttagCTGTCCAACTTCACATACTTCAGCATGTGCAGAGTATAGTTTAGAAAAAAACATAGAAATAGTACATGCAGCTGAGTTCTGTCAGTGTTTACATGCAATTATTCTTGAAGTTAAGAAATAATTATTCAGCTCCAAAAAGTATTTACCAGTTTATTTAACTGATGTTATATTAAACCATTTCTTTTACACAGTATAAAGTTCTCATAGAGCCTAAAAACTATGTGACAAACACAGAAGTTTTGCCTAACACTCTGTGGATTGATGCTGTTTCAAAATATGCAGAGCaatctttttttgttattgaaaTACTTCTAGCTCTATATGGCTGATAATTAAACTgcctcagatttttttttcagaaacctctacattttttttaaaaggtggCTCCAAACACAACAGCTCTAAGAAACTATAAAGGTAAAAGGTGAGTTGATACCTAAGTTACTGCATACCAGCTATTACAAaggattttaatttctaaacttGGAATAAAAAGGGGAGGATGTCACATTTCTTACTCCTGTGTGTCTTGATGGCAATTACAACAAAGGAATGTGGATGGCTACATGACTTTTTGAAAGTAACACAAACCAACTTAACTTGATGGGTAGTAATAGGGTAGATTCCAGATTCTGTGAGAGAAGGTGGGAAACAtgctttgtgtgtttttgtCGACATAACTTGAAACCGTGGGGATTTCATCTTTGTCCGACTTGTTGGAGCTGTCACCACGCAGACTAAAATGTTCAGGGCAATTTGTATTCCATGCATCTaccagctgctctgcttggTTTTCTCTCTCAATGGTGGTaagaaaatcttttaaaacttGCTTGAATATGTAGACTATTTCCCATGGTAAAACATCATTTTCTGCCAAAACTTCCcgaaatctagaaaaaaaaacaaaaattgaaatcTAATCATCGGCACTGaaaacttttctctttcctctctggtCATTTgggggtggggaaggaggaaatgaCTTGAGTTCTAGTGtcattttttccttgctgccaCATTTCCCCACTCACCTCCCCCAGAAGACTGTAAGAGGAAAAGAGCTCTAACAATGCACTGGATGTGCTCCAGCTATTGTGGATTGAAAGCAGTTGTAATTGggtaggctttttttttttccttttttttattctttggcCCATCTGGGTAACTTGATTTAAACTGACTTTGCCCTTAGGTGTATTCTGGGCTTTAAAAGGCAAATGGACTTGTTCTGTCGTTTCTGAGTCCCTAGAAAATGCACTTAAAATGCAGACATAGGagattttttcttcataaaatgcatggagggattttttttttaatttatactgATTTTCAAGTTTTCAGGAGCTTTCTGGTATTGTAGACAGTAAGGCTGGATTTCTGCATAATGGTGCATTGCATTAGttgttttatttgatttttagttACTGGGTTGCTATTTAATAAATAGTAGGGATAAGTaacaggaaaaatgggaagTATTGAAGGGTCATACGAGATTTCCTTTGTTTGGATTAGACCAGGAAAATCCTGATTTAAAACTTCCTTCAAGTGCAACATATTAAAGTGAAGGTGTAATTTCTAAAACAACTGTACAAATGCTCTCCAGTTGCTGTCATTGCTACTTTGGAAGAGCAGAGCCAAATACGAACTTTGATTAGGTAGAGAAACATCTTACTTGTGATAGAGAACTCGGCGTCAGGGAAATACGAAACAATTACCTGCTGAGAACAGTTCCTGTTTGGCAAGGCTGGATTTGAGAGCACAGAACTTCAAGCTGTCGTTGCTCAGTAGCTGGAATTGTTGCTTGAGGGTTTTGATAGTTCTTGAGCCAGTTGTAATCCATGCCAGGTTTCTGgactttttgttcattttcaaTCTCTTGCAGTAATCTTTCACGCTCTTTCAGGTGCCATTTCAACTCCCTCAGCAGGGTTTTTGTAACTACTTCTGATCCAGGACATCTTGTGGATTTGAAGGAATCAGTTTTTGACCATTTCATCCAGCCAAAAAGTGGCATTTTTAagctggggagaggaaaaaaaaattttgcttgTCTGTCTAACTGATTAGTTCTTTTTACCTGTAGACTTCTTTCTTAGGAACTGAATGATTGAATGAAACTTTATTAATGATTAGTTGGCTGTACAAAATCACCAGGCCATGATGAAATATGACAAGTCTTGCACCTTACAATATTTCCTGTCTCTTTTCTGAGTTAGCATACTCTGTGGAATTTACAGCATTTGAAAGTACATATCTGTcaccttggaaatatttcatattttatccATAGTATACATGATTTAAAAACAGGGAGGAAGCCCTAAACCCCATCACGCAAGCTAACAAAGAACCCCTCAAACctcacaaaaaacccaactaaatAAGAACAGTCCATTCCAAGAAAATACAAACTCCCAAACTTCAAAAATTTGAACttacacatatattttaaaatgaaattaattaattagtagTTAAGTGCTGCAACTCTGCTTGACCTGGTTTTACAACTTATgtatcaatttttattttaaatattttaattattgttcACATAATCTGGAGACAGAAATCTGGTAGAATAGACTTCTGATTTGTACTTTGTAACAAATCATGCACATACAAGCATGcaaattagaataaaataacataaattaCCTTAGCAGTTGTCTGTGAACAGTGTTGTTCAGGTGAGTTTGCTTGAAGGTCTCTTATTCTAGCATATCCCGTTTGCAGGTTCTTAGTACTGCTGGAAGAaaacaagggtttttttctcttttttctatttctttttttttttttttcatttactcaAACTGTGCCCAGAAAAAATGACTTTCTGTACTGAATATGACAGTTtaagtttttctgcttttaaggTTCTTTTTCATCCTCTGTACTGGAGAGAAGCAGTAATCCATTTAACCTAACATGGTCTCTCAAATACTTTCTCCCAAGTCCATTAAGATCTCCTACCTTTGAATTGAGTTCTGCCGATGGCAGCAATTTGAAAAAAGATGGTAACAATTTCAAATGCTTGTTGCTAAATCCATCCAAATGTATTGTTGGTAGTGAGATGAATAATGATAGTCTGAAGCAACTACAGACGTGCTTGCAGCTGAAGTTAAGGCTGTCGTATGATGTGATGCTTGGCTGTGCATAGCTGTAGGTCACAGTTTAGAGCTGTATTTTTATGCCCGTAGAGTGCTAAAAATAACTATGTTGCTTTTATCATCAAACTAAACTTTCAGGCCATTGAGATGCTGGAAGACTTATCTCCCATTAGAGGGGGATCAGGCTGTTCTGCTGTCATTTTTAAACAGCTAAGAATAGGTTTTCTCTAGTAAAGATCATCTAAAGCTTTTGTTAAGTGAGTGTTGACAGAAAAGAGATATTTGACAGTTGCTCAGGATTTTGTCGCTACATTAAATGTTTCTTCCAGCTGAATTTCTTCAATCTCATGGTTCTATACATTTTCATTACTGTGCATAGCTGTTagcatttttaattaacatttcaaaTGTGTTTAAAGAAGCCAGACTGTAACACCTACAGTTTGCCATGAAAGACACTGTAATCTAATTAAAGGAATAGAATGATAAGGAGATGCAAATTGAGGTCAAACTGATCTAAAAAGCCCAGAATTGTAAGTCTTACCATAGACATTGCTTCTCTCTCAAGTGGCTGTCAGCTGCCTGCTCCTTGTTTCCTTGATGAATGTTTTGATCATATCCATTTTTAAGGTTCATTCTCGGGGATGGCACTGTGCACACTAAAGGTCGCCGAAGGAGCCATTTTCCGTTCCAGTTATCCGGTCTCTTCCTATTAATCTAAGCAGGAGCCATGGTTTAAGAAACACTGCCTTTCTTCTTGCCCTTGTTCTAACCACTGTCTGTGCCCCTCTTCACTATTTTTCATCCCTACTTTTCCCCCTCCACGGGTGTGTTGAACAGTTGGGAGAACAAACGTTCTCTAAATTTGTTCTAGATGTCATACAACATAAAGGATGGCGTGTATGGCTGTTATTAAAGCTGATACTACTTATACATTGGAAAAATTCAAATGTCAGTATTAATCCTCTTCAACTGGAAGGTTTTCACATTGCATTGGATGTGGTACTATGAAAAAGGAAGGGAGCTAGGTTTATGATGACAGAACTGTCCTGACAgattttcagataaaattaaaatgctccTTGCCACCTCCTTTACAGCACAGTTAACATGTCACCACTTTTTTCCACTGTATCAATCTGCAAGTAAACTGCTGTACAGTGTATAACCATTATCATGTCTTTGCAAATTAGAGATGCATACTGGAAGGTGTGCAAAGTCATTAAATGAGAAACCtacaacttttatttttcacccTAATCTTTGGTTGCATCATTGAAGATTCAAGGCAGGATCCTGAGGACCATGTGTGTTTTTCCATTGGTAGGAGAGCATTGAAGCTGAGAATTTCTATTGCTTCTACTTTTGTATGCAGTTCAGGTGTGTGAAGAGATGACTGTTTCTGTGGAGCTGGCTGTGGACACTGGAATTCAAAAGTAGGGTGGTAGTTTCTGCAGTTTGTAGCCCATGGTTAATCCTGGAAACTTTGTTAAGAGTCAAAATTCTACCCACTATCTCTAATCCTGGATCTAAAGTGCCGTGTCAGGGTGAAAATTTTGGCTTGACTTTGCTGATATTGGATCTGTTCCCTGAAGGCACTGGGAAGTTTGTCTTTATTTGTAAGATTACTAATTATGTCTCAGTGGTAAACTCTGTCCATCTCCAGTCAGAACAAGGAGCGTTCCCTGGTGTGTGTGGCAGAACAGCTCCCGTAGTAAGGTGCTGGCTTTATTCTGTTGCTTTCTTTTATCCTGAATATAAATTATACACAGCTCTATTTACTTCTTGATTTTCCAAGGTGTATTTAGGGAGTATGTTATTAGTTCTTATTTGTCTGAGGTGAAAGGATTGTCAGTGTGGGGTTAGTACCTGTCATGTTAAAAGAATTCCTCCTAAGGTAATGTGTGTACCCACAGTGATTGGTCTGTTCGGGTATGGTTTGTACTGAAGAGCTGCAACCCAAACCCAGCATTCTTGGAAGAACCCTAATTTTTGGAGTGGTTTTGTTCTGCCATGTGGGTGGTTTGGTGTGAAGGAGTGGAAGTATGGTTAATGGCTCTGACTATTAACCTGAAAATATCTGGTACTTTAAATTTCATCTGTTTGGGGAATTCCTCTTTTGTCTCCTCCTGTTTGACATCACAAATGTGAGGGAGAACTTGAAAATGAAGATGTAACTTGGAAgtattgcttttaaatttggtggggtttttttgacaaAGCCAGTTTGAGTAGATGTTGGTGCTGAAGAGCAGTTTGTTCAAAACCAGCTCCATTTAACCAAATATTACACTGATGTGAGCATCCAGACTTGATATATGGTGAGAATGGTTGGAGGAGAAGCTTCCTATTCTTTTCTTTGGGAAATTTTATGGCATCTGTACCATGTGAGATGCTGTTGACTGTAGTAGTTGAAAGAAGCAAGAAGTACAGCTCTCTTTATGAATGAGACTCAATGTGACATTGAGAAATTCTTAGTTGACCAAAAGTGCTGCTAGCAGATCCTGAGCATTGCTACCTAGCTAACGTTTCAGCACATTGGTGTAGCAGTGCATGTTCCATAATTCTTCCCAGTATCTGTTGATGATAATCAAATACTGTGGTTTGCTGCCATAGATTCTGTGTGAAGGGCTGGATGTTAAGCCCAGTAGACACCTAAGCTCCACACAGGCCCTTGCTTACCTGCTATTCCTCCTcaggggaacagggaatgaGGAGtggaacaggaaagaaaaaaacttgggttcaaaataaaagctgttttaaaaagttgaacaagagagaaagaaaacaaaaaaaagtggtGCAGAGGCAGCCCCCACATCACCTCTCATGGGCAGACCAATGCCCAGCCAAGTTCTGAGCAATAGATGGCAAGCTGAAATGAAACCCCACTCTCCCTTTTTGTTGCTGAGCATGACACTAAATGGCATCTCTCTGGTCTGTGTTGCCTTCCTGGTTGTGCCCCTCCCAAACTCTTGTGCACCCACCAGCCTATTtatggggagcaggggaggatgTAGTGTGAGAAACAGAAAGGTCCTGGATGCTGTGCAAATGCTCTTCTGGAGTAACTAAAACATTAATTTCCAGAAGTACTGATTTGGTCACAATTCCAGAACAGCATCATAGTGCTGCTATGAAGAAAACCCCATCCCAACCAAGTCCAGAACAGTTACAAAGGAAGGTTTACAATGCTCCCATCATCTGGGCAGAGGagatttcaaaaataatttatccaCAGCTAGCAGGTTGGATGGTTTCCTTTAATTTATAATGCAGTGCTACTTTATGGGTTTAATCAACTTTCtagtgtatttttcttttgatttgacAGAACAACTCACTCTGGCTGTTTTGGGCAGCAGACAGATGGTGAGTCTACCTCTTCTGACCACTTGAGACAGCATTTGACtactccttttgttttttttaacagttatGAGCAACATTTGCTATGAGCCTACTGAAGAGGCCTCTTGATAAGACTCCTTATTTGGCCTCTTGCTGTGACAGTGAAcaacagaataattttctttcagcagtgTTAGCTGACAGAAGTTTCTGTAAGCTATCATTGCATCCTGGTGCTGAGATgaataaaaccaggaaatgtTTGAAGCTGATTTCTTCCACTTGGACTGTCTGTAGCATTAATGTCTCTGGTGCTGATGACACATCACTGACAGGCAGGGGAGTTACAGGCATCAATTTGAAATTGAGGCAGTCCTGCTCTTAATACTAATCTTCAAGAGCATTCTTCTAAATTCAGAGCAGTCTCTTACTTGCATATTATTTTTCTCAGAGATTTGTTTAATCTGGATTTTACCAAGTTGGTAACCAAATGCAGGAAGGGAAGCTCATCAGCAGCTCATCTCCTAGAAGAGTCCAGTTCTTTGAAGCCCAGCCCACTGACATAAAATCCTAGGGTAGAAGACAGTAAATTGGAGGATTTGGGCTGTTTTATCCTGGCATTTATGCTTTTTATGTTTCTTGATTTTAACTGTTGATAAGGGGCAGAGCTATTAGTTTGACatatgtgaaatatttctgagttATTGAGTTTCCATAGTCTATCCAAATCCAAATATTAGCATTTGAGTTTTTCAGGATTTTACAAAGTTCTTTTAatgctctccctctctcttccccccCTGCCCAGCTAGTTAAGGTTTTAAAACAGGCAATCTGAATTACACCTGAGGAAGAGCAGTGCaagccttttaaaatgcttaaatatGAAGATTTTATCACTAAATCTAGCAAGTTTCATTTCAGAACAGCTCACTTACTGGGAAAAAAGCATGCACCTAACTGATTCTTAGACTCTTGAAATAACAAGTAACGAGTTtgtgaaatctgtattttagtttttaatatgTTACTTTTATTCTGAATTCTATTAATAGTCTGTTTTCGCAGATGAAATGTAGATTTTGAATGACAGTACATGATTTAATTGAAGTTAGTGTATTTCTGCAGGTAGAACCAATCTTTTGTATAGAAAGCCAGCTTCCATTtggaagaaaagtaatttttagtaTGTCCTTCAGTAAACCCAGTGGAAGGTTATTTACTGTCATGGCAAATGTTCAGTTATGTAAAGTGTCACATTACTTTAGTTTCAGAAGAGAAGCTTTGAAACAGTCTACTGTATATCTCTTACTAAAATTGTACAGCAAAATATTGCTCTGTATGTTATGAGGCTAAGTGTTTTTTTCAAGTGATTTCCACCCTCCCCAAAGATCTGTAAATAAGTGAATAGTTTGTGTGCGTGACAGAAGCCATGACTTGGGGCAGTCATTCTCTTGTGATCTGTGAAATGGGTGACACTAGCTTTATGTTCAACTTCTAGTCCCATGTGCACAGGATTTTTTGTGTTAAATGAGACAGAACGTAAATAAGCAGAAAGTACATCTATAAGAATTTTTGAAAACTCTGTCCCAGGAGAATTTGATGTTTGATTTTTGTCCCTGAGATGGACATGTTCTAGAAGTTACATGGCCTTGAGTAGAAGCTTCTACCTCAAAATTAAtagaatgttttttaaaagttagATAAGTAAGCATCTTAACCCTTGGAATTTCATTGCATGCTTGGATATTTTCTTCATACAGTCAGGTATGCTGCATAAGcaacttaaatttttttttcagggaataaGACTGCACGTGTCTGTTAgtttaataaagcttttttcaAGCATTTCTTCTAGAAGTGTTAACTATGTTCAGTGTAGGCATTGGCATTACAGTTATGTCATTGGAAAAGGCCAAACAAATTAGCTGCCACAGCTGAGATTGGGCAATTGATTCTATTTTTGGCAGCTAAGTGTATGCCAAAATTCTTTGGTTATTATTTCAAGTGctcaaatacaaatatttactcAATATACTTTGTTATGATGCCTTGTTGGTTTATTAGAGGTCATTCTATAACTTGAAGAAAGAGCTTTCTCTAACTCAATTTGTGTAAAGAAAGGCACCCTCAGTGTATTTGAAAGCATTTACAATTGAAAGTGTCAAAAATTTTTGGTGTTAAA includes the following:
- the RD3L gene encoding protein RD3-like; this translates as MPLFGWMKWSKTDSFKSTRCPGSEVVTKTLLRELKWHLKERERLLQEIENEQKVQKPGMDYNWLKNYQNPQATIPATEQRQLEVLCSQIQPCQTGTVLSRFREVLAENDVLPWEIVYIFKQVLKDFLTTIERENQAEQLVDAWNTNCPEHFSLRGDSSNKSDKDEIPTVSSYVDKNTQSMFPTFSHRIWNLPYYYPSS